The genome window TGTCTTGAAAGGTGCCCATACTATCGTCGCTAACCCAGAGGGAGAAGCGCGCTTTCAGGGAGAGGCGAACCCGGCACTTGGCTCCGGCGGCACCGGCGATATCCTCACGGGCATCATCGGCGGTCTGCTCGCCCAAGGCTGTCGGCCGTTCGACGCGGCGATGCTTGGCGTCTATCTCCACAGCCGCGCTGCCGCCCGCTGGAGCGGGCGGAACGGCGATGCGGGGCTGCTGGCAAGCGACCTCCTGCGCGAAATCCCCCTCGCTCGCCGCGAGCTGCGCCCCGGGCGGCGCGCGGGCGCTTCCGCAAAGAGGGCACTTCCCGCTGCGCTCACAGTCCGCGCAGGAAAGGATTGAACCGCCGCTCCCGGCCGATTGTCGATGGGTCGCCGTGGCCGGGCAAGATGGTAACGTCGTCGGGCAGGGTGAGCAGCTTGTCGCGGATGCTGGTCAGCAGCTGGGCAGTGTTGCCGCCCGGAAAGTCGGTGCGGCCGATGCTTGACTGGAAGAGGGTGTCGCCAGTGTAGACCACCTTGTTCGCCTCGTCGTAGTAGCATGCTCCGCCGGGGGTGTGTCCCGGAGTGAACAGCACCCGCAGCCGGAACGCGCCGACGGCAATGAGATCGCCGTCAGCGACAGTGCGCGTTGGCGGTGGCGGGAGTTCGCGCACCGTGATGAACGCGTTCGAGGTTGGAGGGCGGCTGCGCAGAAAGGCGTCCTCTTCTGCGGTCATCACAAACTCGCAGCCGGTAGCGCGCATGATCGGCGCGATGGCCAGAATATGGTCGGCGTGGCTGTGCGTGTTTGCAATCAGCCGGACCCGAAGCTGGTGCTGCTCGATCACGGCGAGGAGACGATCTTCCTCGTCGCCGGGGTCGATAAGGAACGTTTCTCCCTCGTCGTCTGAGACGATATAGCAGTTCTCTTGGAACACCCCAACGACGGCGCGGCGGATCTGCACAGTGCTCCTCTCAGGGGTAGACGTCGCTCCGCTCGGGCAGCGAGTTGACCTTCCCGTCGGCGTCGATAAACCAATTGTAGGTGCCGGTGTAGATCCCGGAGGCATTCAGCCAGCCGGCAGAGCGGGGAGGCTCGTTCAGGAACGGCGGCGGCCCGATGAGCAGCCGGAAGTCGATGTAGGGCGCGCCGCGCTGTTCAAGCGGCGGCACACCGCCTCGAGGGAGCGGCGCACCGCTGAAGGTAGGGAGCCGCCGTGCCGGGTCGGTCGGGTTCTGGATGTAGGCGTCGACAGCCGCCTGAATCGCGCGCTGGTCGCTTTCCCAGCTTGGCCGCTGCCCAAGCGTGAGGACGCCGCGGACTGCCGGAAAGACGAACAGCGCGATCGCTGCCAGCAGAAGCCCGAGCAGCCCGAGGTTGATCGCTGCGCGGTAGAACGTGCCGAAGCGCGTCATCGACGGAATCGTAGCGGCAAGAACCCGGTTCAGCGGCGAAGCGCTTCGATGACGGGCGCCGCACTCGCATAATCGCGAGCGCCCCCCTTCAGGATAGGCGGAACAACGTAAAAGCCCGGGAGGTTGAGCGCGCGGAAGCGGCTGGCGACGTCGAGCGCGATGTCGGCGCCAGAGCGCCCTGCTTCGAGATCGCGCTGGACCCACGCGGGGATCGTCGAAAACGTGACGCCGCCAGCGACCGGGATGTCAAGGCCGAGAAGCACGGGCGGGAGCGCAGGGGCACCGCCGGCATGGTAGGCATCGAGAAATGCGAGCCACGGTTCGACGTCA of Dehalococcoidia bacterium contains these proteins:
- a CDS encoding MBL fold metallo-hydrolase — translated: MQIRRAVVGVFQENCYIVSDDEGETFLIDPGDEEDRLLAVIEQHQLRVRLIANTHSHADHILAIAPIMRATGCEFVMTAEEDAFLRSRPPTSNAFITVRELPPPPTRTVADGDLIAVGAFRLRVLFTPGHTPGGACYYDEANKVVYTGDTLFQSSIGRTDFPGGNTAQLLTSIRDKLLTLPDDVTILPGHGDPSTIGRERRFNPFLRGL